A window of the Deltaproteobacteria bacterium genome harbors these coding sequences:
- a CDS encoding 3-isopropylmalate dehydrogenase, translated as MAYKIAVIPGDGTGPEVVDEGLKVLRAVAEKEKFQLDFHFYDLGGERYLKTGEILPESVLEELRKVQAIFLGAIGHPQVKPGILEQGILLRLRFTLDQYINLRPVKLYPGVETPLKDKGPEHINFVIIRENTEGLYTGAGGFLKKGTADEVAVQESINTRKGVERCLRYAFEFCLKRNKELKLTLAGKTNVLNYASDLWARTFAEVAKEYPRVKTDYTHVDALCMWLIKNPEWFDVIVTDNLFGDIITDLGAMIQGGLGIAAGGNINPDPGGVSMFEPMGGSAPKYTGKNMINPMAAIAACQMMLDHFGEKKAAQRVEKAIAQVLEKHLKSMAAGEMGYTTQEVGDLVVKYL; from the coding sequence ATGGCCTACAAGATCGCGGTCATTCCTGGAGATGGTACCGGCCCCGAAGTAGTAGACGAGGGCCTGAAAGTTTTAAGAGCTGTTGCGGAGAAAGAAAAATTCCAACTGGACTTTCATTTCTACGATCTGGGAGGAGAGCGGTATCTCAAAACCGGCGAAATTCTTCCTGAAAGCGTTCTGGAAGAACTCAGAAAAGTTCAAGCCATATTCCTGGGGGCCATTGGGCATCCCCAGGTAAAACCCGGTATCCTGGAACAGGGCATCCTTTTGCGCTTGCGGTTTACCCTGGATCAGTATATCAACCTCCGGCCCGTGAAACTTTACCCAGGGGTGGAAACTCCTCTTAAGGATAAAGGGCCCGAACATATCAACTTCGTCATCATCCGCGAAAACACTGAAGGGCTCTACACGGGCGCGGGAGGGTTCTTGAAAAAGGGAACCGCGGATGAGGTTGCTGTCCAGGAATCGATCAATACCCGCAAAGGAGTGGAACGCTGCCTGCGCTATGCTTTCGAGTTTTGCCTGAAACGCAACAAGGAACTCAAACTGACCCTCGCGGGCAAGACCAACGTGCTCAACTACGCTTCCGATCTATGGGCGAGGACCTTTGCCGAGGTAGCCAAGGAATATCCCCGCGTGAAAACGGACTATACCCACGTCGATGCCCTTTGCATGTGGCTGATCAAAAACCCGGAGTGGTTCGACGTGATCGTGACCGACAACCTTTTTGGCGACATCATCACGGACCTGGGGGCTATGATCCAAGGCGGTCTGGGCATTGCAGCAGGCGGGAACATCAACCCCGACCCTGGCGGAGTATCCATGTTTGAGCCCATGGGCGGTTCCGCCCCCAAGTATACCGGCAAGAATATGATTAACCCCATGGCGGCCATCGCAGCTTGCCAGATGATGCTCGACCATTTCGGAGAAAAGAAAGCCGCGCAGCGCGTCGAAAAGGCCATCGCCCAAGTCCTCGAGAAACATTTAAAGAGCATGGCCGCGGGAGAAATGGGTTATACGACTCAAGAAGTTGGGGATCTGGTGGTCAAGTATCTGTAA
- a CDS encoding 3-isopropylmalate dehydratase small subunit: MIYKGRAWKFGANVDTDAIIPARYLNTTDPAEMASHLMEDIDPKFLEKIQPGDIFVAEENFGCGSSREHAPLAIKHAGVSCVVAKSFARIFYRNAFNMGLPILESTEAVEGIHQGDELQVDSETGTIENLSTGKTFKAQPIPPFMQQLIKSGGLMSYVKTFKMKT, encoded by the coding sequence ATGATTTACAAAGGGAGAGCCTGGAAATTCGGGGCGAATGTCGATACCGATGCCATCATTCCCGCCCGTTATCTCAATACGACGGATCCGGCGGAAATGGCCTCTCACCTTATGGAAGACATCGACCCGAAATTTCTCGAGAAGATTCAGCCCGGAGACATCTTTGTGGCCGAGGAAAATTTCGGCTGCGGTTCCTCCAGGGAACACGCCCCGCTGGCCATCAAACACGCCGGCGTTTCTTGCGTGGTAGCCAAGAGCTTTGCCCGCATCTTCTACCGCAACGCCTTCAACATGGGCCTGCCCATTCTCGAGAGCACTGAGGCCGTAGAAGGGATCCATCAGGGCGATGAGTTGCAGGTGGACAGCGAAACGGGCACCATTGAAAATTTGAGCACGGGAAAGACTTTTAAAGCCCAGCCCATTCCGCCATTCATGCAACAGCTCATCAAGTCTGGAGGGTTGATGAGCTACGTTAAGACATTTAAAATGAAAACATGA